The Halocalculus aciditolerans genome includes a window with the following:
- a CDS encoding DUF1565 domain-containing protein, with the protein MRRRRALALAAAGVGFVAGCSGASQTADDGTTSTPASTGGTAETTRANPNTVFVSPDGSVANDGTEAAPYRSIQRALTEAEPGDTVYVKPGEYAERIEPPRGGEPDAPITITGPPDAVLKSDPEAYNVVIIRHSHVHVTGLTIDGLENPDAPDDVESYSRAQLVQLRPPVSTDAYLEDVVVSPHRIGNTQKSLVSVERSKHVEVGPFRVIGPAGTKYLLTDEHGHNGEFVYIGTSPSNLGTDWHPWTAYDETSDVHVHHIDNSEGYGHSELANTKLGTRDVLVEYCTDGGGSQNTEDTPAASVRFQSFDATVRWCDLRNGKGRGVEVGSYKSRDAQDESAEPSAIERRGGTDNAVYGNRLSGFDDAAVAYPVERQTQADQRYVCGNDVDGETDGDPTGACPADVPDGDGVGHRGGESPRREES; encoded by the coding sequence ATGCGGCGACGGAGAGCGCTGGCGCTCGCGGCGGCGGGAGTGGGGTTCGTCGCAGGCTGTAGCGGCGCGTCACAGACGGCGGACGACGGAACGACGTCGACGCCGGCGTCGACGGGCGGGACGGCGGAAACGACGCGGGCGAACCCGAACACGGTGTTCGTCTCGCCGGACGGGTCCGTGGCGAACGACGGGACGGAAGCGGCCCCGTATCGGTCGATTCAGCGCGCGCTCACGGAAGCCGAACCGGGTGACACGGTGTACGTGAAACCGGGAGAGTACGCCGAGCGAATCGAGCCGCCGCGCGGCGGCGAACCGGACGCGCCGATAACGATTACGGGGCCGCCGGACGCCGTCTTGAAGAGCGACCCCGAAGCGTACAACGTCGTCATCATCAGGCACAGCCACGTCCACGTCACGGGACTCACCATCGACGGACTGGAGAACCCCGACGCGCCCGACGACGTCGAGTCGTACAGCCGCGCCCAGCTCGTGCAGCTACGGCCGCCGGTCAGCACGGACGCGTATCTGGAAGACGTCGTCGTGTCGCCGCACCGAATCGGGAACACACAGAAGTCGCTCGTGAGCGTGGAGCGGAGCAAACACGTCGAAGTCGGGCCGTTCCGCGTCATCGGTCCGGCGGGAACGAAGTATCTCCTCACCGACGAGCACGGCCACAACGGCGAGTTCGTCTACATCGGAACGTCACCGAGCAACCTCGGGACCGACTGGCACCCGTGGACCGCGTACGACGAGACGAGTGACGTCCACGTCCACCACATCGACAACAGCGAGGGGTACGGGCATTCAGAGTTAGCGAACACGAAACTCGGCACGCGCGACGTCCTCGTCGAATACTGTACGGACGGCGGCGGGTCGCAGAACACGGAGGATACGCCGGCCGCGTCGGTCCGGTTCCAGAGTTTCGACGCGACCGTCCGGTGGTGCGACCTGCGGAACGGGAAGGGGCGCGGCGTCGAAGTCGGGAGTTACAAGTCTCGGGACGCGCAGGACGAGTCGGCGGAGCCGTCGGCTATCGAGCGGCGCGGCGGGACGGACAACGCGGTCTACGGGAACCGACTGTCGGGGTTCGACGACGCGGCGGTCGCGTATCCAGTCGAGCGACAGACGCAGGCCGACCAACGCTACGTCTGCGGGAACGATGTCGACGGGGAGACGGACGGCGACCCGACGGGCGCGTGTCCCGCGGACGTTCCCGACGGCGACGGTGTCGGGCATCGAGGGGGCGAGAGTCCGCGACGCGAGGAGAGCTAG
- a CDS encoding glycosyltransferase family 2 protein gives MGVQFEQRAFARLSIPLFAWGGGIAVRTEVEEQTTWDRETPVEDTAFVWAAFQETDVTFALSDAVCGDEAPPPLDEILQQRRRWAAGDVQASKMLSRRYEPLTRVRNYAWALSPSSPRSSSRCRRLSPLSTRWERSR, from the coding sequence ATGGGCGTCCAGTTCGAGCAGCGCGCGTTCGCGCGACTCTCGATCCCCCTCTTCGCGTGGGGTGGCGGCATCGCGGTTCGAACGGAGGTCGAGGAGCAGACGACGTGGGATCGGGAGACGCCCGTCGAGGACACCGCGTTCGTCTGGGCGGCCTTCCAGGAGACCGACGTGACGTTCGCGCTCTCGGACGCGGTCTGCGGGGACGAAGCTCCGCCGCCGCTGGACGAGATCCTCCAGCAGCGCCGTCGCTGGGCGGCGGGGGACGTCCAGGCGTCGAAGATGCTCTCCCGGCGGTACGAACCGCTGACTCGGGTGCGAAACTACGCGTGGGCGCTCTCGCCATCGTCACCCCGGTCGTCGTCCCGCTGTCGCCGGTTATCGCCGTTATCCACTCGATGGGAACGGTCACGGTGA
- the btuC gene encoding vitamin B12 ABC transporter permease BtuC: MRAGLKVGGWSAGLAALLVASVLVSAGIGSVSIPALTVAQVCLNALVLPTSLSLHGGGHTVAGVALPALSVSTTHVFHFQTPETSRIIVTTIRLPRIVLAALVGFALALAGTVMQGFFRNPMADPSIIGVSSGAAVGAVTVITVGVSLPFGLGLHGAAFLGGLLAAFGIYALGSRAGHTPVTTLLLAGVAVETFLGAVISFMLVESGNELRTAMYWLMGHLQNAGWGDVAATALTLPLLFGVLLGYRRHLNVLLLGEQDAQTLGIEVERTKRILLAVSALVTAIAVSVSGVIGFVGLVVPHVMRLLVGPDHRILLPTSALAGASFLVAADTVARSGPAQLPVGIVTAFVGAPFFLYLLRRREVSQL; the protein is encoded by the coding sequence ATGCGAGCGGGACTCAAAGTCGGCGGCTGGTCGGCCGGCCTCGCCGCGCTCCTCGTCGCGAGCGTCCTCGTGAGCGCCGGCATCGGCTCCGTCTCCATCCCCGCGCTCACCGTCGCCCAGGTCTGCTTGAACGCCCTCGTCCTCCCCACCTCCCTCTCGCTCCACGGCGGCGGCCACACCGTCGCCGGCGTCGCTCTCCCCGCTCTCTCCGTCAGCACGACGCACGTCTTCCACTTCCAGACGCCCGAAACGAGCCGCATCATCGTCACGACGATCCGCCTCCCGCGAATCGTCCTCGCCGCGCTCGTCGGGTTCGCGCTCGCGCTCGCCGGCACCGTCATGCAGGGGTTCTTCCGCAACCCGATGGCCGACCCGTCCATCATCGGCGTCTCCTCCGGCGCGGCCGTCGGCGCGGTCACCGTCATCACCGTCGGCGTCAGCCTCCCGTTCGGCCTCGGCCTCCACGGCGCGGCGTTCCTCGGCGGCCTCCTCGCCGCCTTCGGCATCTACGCGCTCGGCAGCCGCGCCGGCCACACCCCCGTCACCACCCTCTTACTCGCCGGCGTCGCCGTCGAGACCTTCCTCGGTGCCGTCATCTCCTTCATGCTCGTCGAGAGCGGGAACGAACTCCGAACCGCGATGTACTGGCTCATGGGCCACCTCCAGAACGCCGGCTGGGGCGACGTCGCCGCCACCGCCCTCACCCTCCCCCTCCTCTTCGGCGTCCTCCTCGGCTACCGCCGCCACCTCAACGTCCTCCTCCTCGGCGAGCAGGACGCCCAGACGCTCGGCATCGAGGTCGAACGCACGAAACGCATCCTCCTCGCCGTCTCCGCGCTCGTCACCGCCATCGCCGTCTCCGTCTCCGGCGTCATCGGCTTCGTCGGCCTCGTCGTCCCGCACGTCATGCGCCTGCTCGTCGGCCCCGACCACCGCATCCTCCTCCCCACGAGCGCGCTCGCCGGCGCGTCCTTCCTCGTCGCCGCCGACACCGTCGCGCGCTCCGGCCCCGCCCAGCTCCCCGTCGGCATCGTCACCGCCTTCGTCGGCGCGCCCTTCTTCCTCTACCTCCTCCGCAGACGCGAGGTGTCCCAGCTATGA
- a CDS encoding heme ABC transporter ATP-binding protein translates to MTGARITADDLRVDRGDLTVLDGLDVDIDAGRFVGLIGPNGAGKTTLLRTLAGTLTPAAGRVRVADLDVQAASARAVGRRVAVVPQDTTVAFDFSVRDVVAMGRMPYHSMFKETDDADREAVDAAMERTSVTQFADRSIDAVSGGERQRVLLARALAQETPVLLLDEPTGSLDIDHQVRTLELVRDLVEDGKTAVAAIHDLDLAARYCDDLLLLSDGRALAAGPPEDVLTAPRLAESFDANAVVTDDTVTGTPAVTALPDAGDAEGRVHVVGGGGSAARLLYALTTAGYDVTIGALAVGDADHRTAKALDVPAVTVPPHAPVDAAAADRVGACVADADVTVVTDVEVSRGNRRNLDAAARADALVVVEDRPFDERNHDGDAARERYDRLRSRGRVVTPDSALDAIADALDASTPDRRLLGADD, encoded by the coding sequence ATGACGGGCGCGCGAATCACCGCCGACGACCTCCGCGTCGACCGCGGCGACCTCACCGTCCTCGACGGCCTCGACGTCGACATCGACGCCGGGCGGTTCGTCGGCCTCATCGGCCCGAACGGCGCGGGGAAGACCACGCTCCTCCGGACGCTCGCCGGGACGCTCACGCCGGCCGCCGGCCGCGTCCGCGTCGCCGACCTCGACGTCCAGGCGGCGTCCGCGCGCGCCGTCGGCCGCCGCGTCGCCGTCGTCCCCCAAGACACGACCGTCGCCTTCGACTTCTCCGTGCGCGACGTCGTCGCGATGGGGCGGATGCCCTACCACTCGATGTTCAAAGAGACGGACGACGCCGACCGCGAAGCCGTCGACGCCGCGATGGAGCGCACGAGCGTGACGCAGTTCGCCGACCGCTCCATCGACGCCGTGAGCGGCGGGGAGCGCCAGCGCGTCCTCCTCGCGCGCGCGCTCGCACAGGAGACCCCCGTCCTCCTCCTCGACGAACCGACGGGGAGCCTCGACATCGACCACCAGGTCCGCACGCTCGAACTCGTCCGCGACCTCGTCGAAGACGGGAAAACCGCCGTCGCGGCCATCCACGACCTCGACCTCGCGGCGCGCTACTGCGACGACCTCCTCCTCCTCTCGGACGGCCGCGCGCTCGCCGCCGGCCCGCCCGAGGACGTGCTCACCGCGCCGCGGCTCGCCGAATCCTTCGACGCGAACGCCGTCGTCACCGACGACACCGTCACCGGCACGCCCGCCGTCACCGCGCTCCCCGACGCGGGCGACGCCGAGGGCCGCGTCCACGTCGTCGGCGGCGGCGGCAGCGCCGCACGCTTGCTCTACGCGCTCACCACGGCCGGCTACGACGTCACCATCGGCGCGCTCGCCGTCGGCGACGCCGACCACCGAACGGCGAAGGCGCTCGACGTCCCCGCCGTCACCGTCCCGCCGCACGCGCCCGTCGACGCCGCGGCCGCCGACCGCGTCGGAGCGTGCGTCGCCGACGCCGACGTCACGGTCGTCACCGACGTGGAAGTGAGCCGCGGGAACCGCCGGAACCTCGACGCCGCCGCGCGCGCCGACGCCCTCGTCGTCGTCGAAGACCGCCCGTTCGACGAACGCAACCACGACGGCGACGCCGCCCGCGAACGCTACGACCGCCTCCGCTCGCGCGGCCGCGTCGTCACGCCCGACAGCGCACTCGACGCTATCGCGGACGCGCTCGACGCGTCGACGCCGGACCGCCGACTCCTCGGCGCAGACGACTAA
- a CDS encoding CPBP family intramembrane glutamic endopeptidase, with product MLTFANTGRTIRPSVLAGNGPVTEVVNTSIRGVPQVAGIVLGVSLVAMVLDRRVLSDLGPSSDRGVWRPFVGGFALGVGITVLSIAVGVLVGFYEIDGIKMASGPAVWLLLVFGTAVSQLLIVAAEEFFVRGYVITNVLEGLEGVSAIPRSVAASVAVLIASVFFYLTHSARGEVFGLMAGGLAVLLGVAYVFSGDLAIPIGIHFGVNFAGMIGGSAPQRATLVQLMSRTTVAESLVLPSEAVLIRVAGAAIGIGLFFWWSYSVNGQLRVVSDIARPTLRWNRNTGPKAE from the coding sequence GTGCTCACCTTCGCCAACACTGGTCGGACCATCCGCCCCTCAGTTCTCGCCGGAAACGGCCCGGTTACCGAGGTCGTGAACACCTCGATTCGTGGGGTTCCTCAAGTAGCGGGAATCGTCCTCGGTGTATCGCTTGTTGCGATGGTACTTGACCGGCGGGTACTCTCCGATTTGGGTCCCTCTTCCGACCGTGGTGTGTGGCGTCCGTTCGTAGGGGGGTTCGCACTCGGAGTGGGGATCACGGTTCTTAGCATTGCTGTCGGAGTACTTGTGGGATTTTACGAGATAGACGGCATCAAGATGGCTAGTGGGCCTGCTGTTTGGCTCCTTCTCGTATTTGGTACTGCTGTTTCGCAACTTCTCATCGTCGCCGCAGAAGAATTCTTCGTCCGAGGATACGTCATTACGAACGTCCTCGAAGGACTGGAGGGGGTTTCAGCTATCCCACGGAGTGTGGCCGCTAGCGTCGCTGTGCTGATTGCGTCGGTATTCTTTTACCTCACTCACTCCGCCCGTGGGGAAGTATTTGGCCTCATGGCCGGTGGGCTGGCTGTGCTCCTCGGCGTTGCATACGTCTTTAGTGGCGATCTCGCGATTCCGATCGGTATTCACTTCGGCGTGAACTTTGCCGGAATGATTGGCGGGTCAGCCCCGCAGCGGGCGACGCTCGTTCAACTGATGTCACGCACAACGGTCGCGGAGTCGCTCGTCCTCCCGAGTGAGGCAGTTCTCATTCGGGTTGCCGGGGCAGCTATCGGTATCGGTCTGTTCTTCTGGTGGTCCTACTCAGTGAACGGCCAGCTCCGCGTTGTTTCGGACATCGCTCGCCCGACGCTTCGCTGGAATCGTAATACTGGCCCTAAGGCTGAGTAG